A DNA window from Xanthomonas campestris pv. campestris str. ATCC 33913 contains the following coding sequences:
- a CDS encoding response regulator transcription factor — MHLLLVEDDTMLADAIYDGVRQQSWTIDHVGTAAAARTALVEHHYTAVLLDIGLPGDSGLTVIRYMRGHYDATPVIALTARGQLTDRIRGLDAGADDYLVKPFQFDELMARVRAIARRSQGRVVPLLTQGEVSVDPSSRKVTRNGKWVALSAHEYRLLLALMERAGRVVTKDQLEEGVYGGPSEGGSNMIAVYVHQLRRKLGDEVISTIYGQGYMIGQAPE, encoded by the coding sequence ATGCACCTGCTCCTTGTTGAAGACGACACCATGCTTGCCGACGCCATCTACGACGGCGTCCGCCAGCAGTCCTGGACCATCGACCATGTCGGCACCGCCGCTGCGGCCAGGACCGCGCTGGTGGAACACCACTACACCGCGGTGTTGCTGGACATCGGCCTGCCGGGCGATTCCGGGCTCACGGTGATCCGCTACATGCGTGGCCATTACGATGCTACCCCGGTGATCGCGCTGACAGCGCGCGGCCAGCTCACCGACCGCATCCGCGGGCTGGATGCCGGCGCAGACGACTACCTGGTCAAGCCGTTCCAGTTCGATGAACTGATGGCACGCGTGCGCGCCATCGCCCGGCGCAGCCAGGGCCGCGTGGTGCCGTTGCTCACCCAGGGCGAAGTGTCGGTGGACCCGAGCAGCCGCAAGGTCACCCGCAACGGCAAGTGGGTCGCATTGAGCGCGCACGAATACCGCCTGCTGCTGGCCTTGATGGAGCGCGCCGGGCGCGTGGTCACCAAGGACCAGCTCGAAGAAGGCGTGTATGGCGGCCCGTCCGAAGGCGGCAGCAACATGATCGCGGTCTACGTGCACCAGCTGCGGCGCAAGCTCGGCGACGAGGTCATCAGCACCATCTATGGCCAGGGCTACATGATCGGCCAGGCGCCCGAATGA
- a CDS encoding alpha/beta hydrolase family protein, which produces MEAKLSSIEIPVGQDELSGTLLTPTGMPGVLFVHGWGGSQHHSLVRAREAVGLGCICMTFDLRGHEGYASMRQSVTRAQNLDDIKAAYDQLASLPYVDAHSIAVVGLSYGGYLSALLTRERPVEWLALRSPALYKDAHWDQPKVSLNADPDLMDYRRRALAPGDNLALAACAQYKGDVLLVEAENDVIVPHPVMRNYADAFTNARSLTSRVIAGADHALSVKEHQQEYTRALIDWLTEMVVGRRIALAKEVVAARKQLLKEQQGDAVSLPGQGSREFRGDIRAVEKTSA; this is translated from the coding sequence ATGGAAGCCAAACTATCCAGCATCGAAATCCCCGTTGGCCAGGATGAACTCAGTGGCACCTTGCTCACGCCCACCGGCATGCCGGGCGTGTTGTTCGTGCACGGGTGGGGTGGCAGCCAGCATCACAGCCTGGTGCGCGCGCGCGAAGCCGTGGGCCTGGGCTGCATCTGCATGACCTTCGATCTACGCGGCCACGAAGGCTATGCCTCGATGCGCCAGAGCGTGACGCGTGCGCAGAACCTGGACGATATCAAGGCCGCCTACGATCAGCTGGCAAGCCTGCCGTATGTGGATGCGCATTCGATTGCGGTGGTGGGCTTGAGCTATGGGGGGTATCTCTCGGCCTTGCTCACGCGCGAGCGCCCGGTGGAATGGCTGGCGCTGCGCTCGCCTGCGCTCTACAAGGATGCGCATTGGGATCAGCCGAAAGTGAGCCTGAATGCCGACCCGGACTTGATGGACTATCGCCGGCGTGCGCTTGCGCCCGGCGACAATCTGGCGCTTGCCGCGTGCGCGCAATACAAGGGCGACGTGTTGCTGGTGGAGGCCGAGAACGATGTGATCGTGCCGCATCCGGTGATGCGCAACTATGCAGATGCCTTCACCAATGCGCGCTCGCTGACCTCGCGTGTCATTGCCGGTGCCGATCATGCGTTGAGCGTGAAAGAGCATCAGCAGGAATACACCCGTGCATTGATCGATTGGCTGACCGAGATGGTGGTGGGGCGTCGCATCGCACTGGCCAAGGAAGTGGTGGCCGCACGCAAGCAGTTGCTCAAGGAACAGCAGGGCGATGCGGTGTCGTTGCCGGGGCAGGGTTCGCGCGAATTTCGTGGCGATATTCGTGCGGTGGAAAAGACGTCGGCATAA
- a CDS encoding DUF4142 domain-containing protein: MKLTLIAASLLAMLSLSACDRPGGDASRTAPAVSPEPTAAPVSGTGATELAKGDGGALGVLAAIDENEIALAKQAIAQDLGGANDEFAKQMLHDHEANLEKTKALGATDSPRADAMRAKGKAAVDALEKTLTLPDGKDAYRNAFMRTMVTDHADTIKILDAELIPAAETDPVKAHLEETRRVVSAHFERAHSVSSSR; the protein is encoded by the coding sequence ATGAAACTCACGCTTATTGCTGCTTCGTTGTTGGCCATGCTCTCCCTCAGCGCCTGTGATCGCCCCGGTGGCGACGCCTCGCGGACCGCGCCGGCCGTTTCGCCCGAACCCACGGCTGCCCCGGTGAGCGGCACTGGCGCAACCGAGTTGGCCAAGGGCGACGGCGGCGCGCTGGGCGTGCTTGCGGCGATCGACGAGAACGAAATCGCATTGGCCAAGCAGGCCATCGCACAGGATCTGGGCGGCGCCAACGACGAATTCGCCAAGCAGATGCTGCACGACCACGAGGCCAATCTGGAAAAGACCAAGGCCCTGGGCGCAACCGATTCGCCGCGCGCCGATGCAATGCGCGCCAAAGGCAAGGCCGCGGTAGACGCACTGGAAAAGACGCTCACCCTGCCGGACGGCAAGGACGCGTACCGCAACGCCTTCATGCGCACGATGGTCACCGACCACGCCGACACCATCAAGATCCTGGATGCGGAGCTGATCCCGGCCGCGGAGACCGACCCGGTCAAGGCGCACCTGGAAGAAACCCGCCGCGTGGTTTCGGCGCATTTCGAGCGGGCGCATTCGGTGTCGTCTTCGCGCTGA
- a CDS encoding DUF3182 family protein, with protein sequence MQHTHYRQVLGHTLRDVPHDGHERATHAWVCAEVARLLGVRNVHAESNERVQKDGREQPSTLHIPDETLTIAQARTLGIQDTRDVLGGVVPYPFLATKVIGHPLITEAAQRVDGWNQALAMALMPATLPGYTVFSRADATQAAAALRKGGGVRLKLPTGVGGNGQWRIDDAAQLDAALDALPPAYLATHGAVLERNVVQPHTHSVGELCIGGIQIAYYGTQCSVRDGNGAEVYGGSSLRVYRGSLEALAASALPPLEKQVVAQACMYDRFITAAYPALQISRRNYDVVSGQDAQAGPVCGVLEQSWRVGGATPAELAAIASFQQDPALQWVTASTHELYEGDAPDDAQIYYRAQRPGPGPRIKYRRVSTD encoded by the coding sequence ATGCAACACACGCACTACCGGCAGGTGCTGGGGCACACGCTGCGCGACGTACCTCACGATGGTCACGAGCGTGCCACCCATGCCTGGGTGTGCGCGGAAGTGGCGCGTCTGCTGGGCGTGCGCAACGTGCACGCAGAGAGCAATGAGCGCGTTCAGAAGGATGGCCGCGAGCAGCCATCTACGCTGCATATCCCCGACGAAACCCTGACCATTGCACAAGCACGCACGCTGGGCATCCAGGACACGCGTGACGTATTGGGCGGCGTGGTGCCTTACCCCTTTCTGGCCACCAAGGTCATCGGCCATCCGTTGATTACCGAGGCGGCGCAGCGTGTGGACGGTTGGAATCAAGCCCTGGCCATGGCCTTGATGCCCGCCACGTTGCCGGGGTACACGGTGTTCTCGCGTGCAGATGCCACGCAGGCAGCAGCGGCGTTGCGTAAAGGTGGTGGCGTGCGATTGAAACTTCCCACCGGTGTGGGTGGCAACGGCCAGTGGCGGATCGACGATGCCGCGCAGCTGGATGCCGCATTGGACGCCTTGCCGCCTGCGTATCTCGCCACCCATGGCGCGGTGCTGGAGCGCAACGTGGTGCAGCCGCACACCCATAGCGTGGGCGAGCTGTGCATCGGCGGCATCCAGATCGCCTACTACGGCACTCAATGCAGCGTGCGCGATGGCAATGGTGCAGAGGTGTATGGCGGTTCCAGCTTGCGCGTCTACCGCGGCTCGCTCGAAGCGCTTGCCGCCAGCGCGTTGCCCCCGCTTGAAAAACAGGTGGTCGCGCAGGCCTGCATGTACGATCGATTCATCACTGCCGCGTATCCTGCGTTGCAGATCTCGCGTCGCAATTACGATGTGGTGAGTGGACAGGACGCGCAGGCCGGCCCGGTCTGTGGTGTGCTGGAGCAATCCTGGCGCGTCGGTGGGGCCACGCCGGCAGAGCTCGCTGCCATTGCCAGCTTTCAGCAGGACCCGGCGCTGCAGTGGGTGACCGCCTCCACGCATGAACTGTATGAGGGCGACGCGCCGGACGATGCACAGATCTACTACCGCGCGCAGCGGCCCGGGCCCGGGCCGCGCATCAAATACCGGAGGGTGTCTACGGACTGA
- a CDS encoding FAD-containing oxidoreductase: MTATRYDAIVVGAGQAGPSLAVRLAERGQRVAVIERHLVGGTCVNTGCMPTKTLVASARVAHLARRAGDYGVRIAGPVEVDLPQVMARAHAISDAARTGVEQWLAQTPGVQLIRGHARFVAPDRLRVGAQELGAPRIFLNVGGRARTPELPGLDQISPLNNTSILQLRTLPQHLVVIGGSYIGLEFAQIFRRLGAQVTVVEQHAHLIGREDADISEAIAQMLQDEGIAVRTDARCIAFAAHADGAAVQLECAQGAPQIVASHVLLALGRQPNTDDLGLEAAGIATDAQGYVQVDMQLATNVPGVWAMGDCNGRGAFTHTAYNDYEILAANLLDGAERRLSQRVPAYALFTDPPLGRVGMSETQARASGRPLLVAQRPMQQVGRARENGETIGMMKLVADAQTRRVLGAAILGLHGDEAIHGIIDLINADQPIDTLEWAVPIHPTVSELWPTLARALAPAQ; this comes from the coding sequence ATGACCGCCACGCGCTACGACGCCATCGTGGTGGGCGCGGGCCAGGCCGGCCCGTCGCTGGCGGTACGCCTGGCCGAACGGGGCCAGCGGGTGGCGGTGATCGAGCGGCACCTGGTGGGCGGCACCTGCGTCAATACCGGCTGCATGCCGACCAAGACCCTGGTGGCGAGCGCGCGCGTGGCGCACCTGGCCCGGCGCGCGGGGGATTATGGCGTGCGCATTGCCGGCCCGGTGGAGGTCGACCTGCCGCAGGTGATGGCGCGTGCGCACGCGATCAGCGATGCGGCGCGCACCGGCGTGGAGCAGTGGCTGGCGCAGACGCCGGGTGTGCAGCTGATCCGTGGCCATGCCCGCTTTGTCGCGCCGGATCGGCTGCGCGTGGGCGCGCAAGAACTCGGTGCACCGCGCATCTTCCTCAACGTGGGCGGACGCGCACGCACCCCGGAGCTGCCCGGGCTTGATCAGATCAGTCCGTTGAACAACACCTCGATCCTGCAGCTGCGCACGTTGCCGCAGCATCTGGTGGTGATCGGCGGCAGCTACATCGGCCTGGAATTTGCGCAGATCTTTCGCCGCCTGGGGGCGCAGGTCACGGTGGTGGAGCAGCACGCGCACCTGATCGGGCGCGAGGATGCCGACATCTCCGAGGCCATCGCCCAGATGTTGCAAGACGAGGGCATCGCGGTGCGCACCGACGCGCGCTGCATCGCCTTCGCGGCGCATGCCGACGGTGCGGCCGTGCAACTGGAGTGCGCGCAGGGCGCGCCGCAGATCGTGGCCAGCCACGTGCTGCTGGCCCTCGGGCGGCAGCCCAACACCGACGATCTGGGCCTGGAGGCCGCCGGCATCGCCACCGATGCGCAAGGCTATGTGCAGGTCGACATGCAACTGGCCACCAACGTGCCCGGCGTGTGGGCGATGGGCGACTGCAACGGCCGCGGCGCGTTCACGCACACCGCCTACAACGATTACGAGATCCTGGCCGCCAATCTGCTCGACGGTGCCGAGCGCCGGCTCAGCCAGCGGGTGCCGGCCTATGCGCTGTTCACCGACCCGCCGTTGGGCCGGGTGGGCATGAGCGAAACCCAGGCGCGTGCCAGCGGGCGGCCCTTGCTGGTGGCGCAGCGCCCGATGCAGCAGGTGGGGCGTGCGCGCGAGAACGGGGAAACCATCGGCATGATGAAACTGGTCGCCGATGCGCAGACCCGGCGCGTGCTGGGCGCCGCAATTCTGGGTCTGCACGGCGATGAAGCCATCCACGGCATCATCGACCTGATCAACGCCGACCAGCCGATCGACACCCTGGAATGGGCGGTGCCGATCCACCCAACAGTCTCCGAGCTCTGGCCGACCCTGGCGCGCGCGCTGGCCCCTGCGCAGTAA
- a CDS encoding sensor histidine kinase gives MSSLQARMLATLGAIVVLSWAASIWIIVALMFHGKDSALEHELTHFGAQLLAALPDPIERQIATVDAAHLRARRNARTHDQAAADAESPRAELERTLTAIVLNTSQLAILGLLMWLAVRTSLRPLRAISHAIAQRKGLDMEPLPLQQVPDEIRPLVTSFNTLLARVEKAVQAERDFVADAAHELRTPLSALHAYAEVALRATTLESKDAALQRLLETARRSNRLAEQLLDLARLDAGISSAAYHQVEMAELITHVLDEFSVQAEARHINLQVEAAPCVLRCDVDAVGILIRNLVDNAIRYGRLHGTVEVSCGYCLRADQLHPFVQVSDDGPGVPEDARAAIFERFYRVSGNAVQGSGIGLSLVAGIARLHEARIETYEGGDGRGLCVRVLFPAGTTSGPAAR, from the coding sequence ATGAGCTCCCTGCAGGCGCGCATGCTGGCGACGCTGGGGGCAATCGTGGTGCTGAGCTGGGCAGCCTCGATCTGGATCATCGTGGCGCTGATGTTCCATGGCAAGGACAGCGCACTCGAACACGAACTCACCCATTTCGGTGCGCAGCTGCTGGCGGCGCTGCCGGACCCGATCGAACGCCAGATCGCCACTGTCGATGCAGCGCATCTGCGTGCCAGGCGCAATGCCCGCACCCATGACCAAGCTGCCGCCGATGCCGAATCGCCCCGCGCCGAACTGGAACGCACGCTCACCGCGATCGTGCTCAATACCAGCCAGCTGGCGATCCTGGGCCTGCTGATGTGGCTGGCGGTGCGCACCTCGCTGCGCCCGCTGCGCGCCATCTCGCACGCCATCGCCCAACGCAAGGGCCTGGACATGGAGCCGCTGCCCTTGCAGCAGGTGCCCGATGAAATCCGCCCACTCGTGACATCGTTCAACACGTTGCTGGCACGCGTGGAAAAGGCCGTGCAAGCCGAACGCGATTTCGTTGCCGACGCCGCACATGAGCTGCGCACACCACTCTCCGCACTGCACGCCTACGCCGAGGTCGCCCTGCGCGCCACCACGCTGGAAAGCAAGGACGCCGCGCTGCAGCGCCTGCTGGAAACCGCACGCCGCAGTAATCGCCTGGCCGAACAACTGCTGGATCTGGCCCGGCTGGATGCCGGCATCAGCTCGGCGGCGTATCACCAGGTGGAAATGGCCGAACTCATCACGCATGTACTGGACGAATTCAGCGTGCAGGCCGAGGCACGCCATATCAATCTTCAGGTGGAAGCCGCACCGTGCGTGCTGCGCTGCGACGTGGACGCGGTAGGCATCCTGATCCGCAACCTGGTCGACAACGCCATCCGCTACGGGCGCCTGCACGGCACGGTGGAAGTGAGTTGCGGGTATTGCCTGCGCGCAGATCAGCTGCATCCGTTTGTGCAGGTCAGCGACGATGGCCCCGGCGTGCCAGAGGACGCCCGCGCCGCGATTTTCGAGCGGTTTTACCGTGTTTCCGGCAACGCAGTGCAAGGCAGTGGCATCGGGTTGTCGCTGGTGGCCGGCATTGCACGACTGCACGAGGCGCGCATTGAAACCTACGAAGGCGGCGACGGCCGTGGTCTGTGCGTCCGCGTGCTGTTCCCCGCCGGCACCACCAGCGGCCCCGCTGCGCGCTGA
- a CDS encoding RtcB family protein, whose amino-acid sequence MNTHTYEFLHADGTSTPIKGWVRGVPLEEQALAQLRNIAAVPFVGPWVAVMPDVHLGKGATVGSVIPTRGAIIPAAVGVDIGCGMAAVRTTLRAKDLPDNLAQLRSSIERSVPVGNGRGGEHRNLPDSIATRIAQSGLVQRLEAIKQTHRRIRTDKLECQIGTLGGGNHFIEICLDETDAVWVMLHSGSRGTGNLIGTYFIERAREQLANRVLGFHLPDKDLAFFMQGEPLFDEYVEAVSWAQDYARENREAMMARVLAEMRHRLPKFQLEKLAVNCHHNYVQKETHGGEELLITRKGAVSARTGELGIIPGSMGTRSYIVRGLGNAESFHSCSHGAGRVMSRTAARQQITLAQHREATAHVECRKDAAVIDESPAAYKSIDAVMAAQQDLVEVLHTLRQVVCIKG is encoded by the coding sequence ATGAACACACACACCTACGAATTTCTGCATGCCGATGGCACCTCCACGCCGATCAAGGGCTGGGTGCGCGGCGTACCGCTGGAAGAACAGGCGCTTGCACAGCTGCGCAACATCGCCGCCGTACCCTTTGTCGGGCCGTGGGTGGCGGTGATGCCCGACGTGCACCTGGGCAAGGGCGCAACCGTGGGCTCGGTGATCCCGACCCGCGGCGCCATCATCCCGGCTGCGGTCGGGGTGGACATCGGCTGTGGCATGGCCGCAGTGCGCACCACGCTGCGTGCCAAGGATCTGCCCGACAACCTGGCCCAGCTGCGCTCCAGCATCGAGCGCAGCGTGCCGGTGGGCAATGGCCGTGGTGGCGAACACCGTAACCTTCCGGACAGCATCGCCACGCGCATTGCACAGTCCGGGCTGGTGCAGCGCCTGGAGGCGATCAAGCAGACCCATCGGCGCATCCGTACCGACAAGCTGGAGTGCCAGATCGGCACGTTGGGCGGTGGCAATCACTTCATCGAGATCTGCCTGGACGAAACCGATGCGGTCTGGGTGATGCTGCACAGCGGCTCGCGTGGCACCGGCAACCTGATCGGCACCTATTTCATCGAGCGGGCGCGTGAGCAGCTGGCCAACCGCGTGCTGGGCTTTCATTTGCCCGACAAGGACCTCGCATTCTTCATGCAAGGCGAGCCGTTGTTCGATGAGTACGTGGAAGCGGTGTCGTGGGCGCAGGATTACGCCCGCGAAAACCGCGAGGCGATGATGGCGCGGGTATTGGCGGAAATGCGCCACCGCCTGCCGAAGTTCCAGCTGGAAAAGCTGGCGGTGAACTGTCACCACAACTACGTGCAGAAGGAAACGCACGGCGGCGAGGAACTGTTGATCACCCGCAAGGGCGCAGTCAGTGCGCGCACCGGCGAGCTGGGCATCATTCCCGGCAGCATGGGTACGCGTAGCTACATCGTGCGCGGGCTCGGCAACGCGGAGAGCTTCCACAGCTGCAGCCATGGTGCGGGCCGGGTCATGAGCCGGACCGCCGCGCGTCAGCAGATCACGCTGGCGCAGCACCGCGAAGCAACTGCGCATGTGGAATGCCGCAAGGATGCGGCGGTCATCGACGAATCGCCGGCGGCGTACAAGTCGATCGACGCCGTGATGGCCGCGCAGCAGGATCTGGTGGAAGTGCTGCACACACTGCGCCAGGTGGTGTGCATCAAGGGGTGA
- a CDS encoding DUF4126 family protein, protein MDLLPAAWLLGVVAGLRAMLAPALLSWAAALGHVHLAGTPLGWLGWRYTPWVVSLLALGELITDQLPNTPSRKVPVQFLTRLLSGALCGGAIGLQAGQWMLGAAAGVIGAVLGTYGGAAARAAVAQRLGRDRPAGLLEDGFALLLGGVALVLLP, encoded by the coding sequence ATGGACCTTCTCCCTGCTGCGTGGTTGCTGGGTGTGGTGGCCGGGCTGCGCGCGATGCTGGCGCCCGCCCTGCTCAGTTGGGCCGCGGCCCTGGGCCACGTGCACCTGGCCGGGACGCCGCTGGGCTGGCTGGGCTGGCGCTACACCCCCTGGGTCGTCTCGTTGCTGGCGCTGGGTGAGCTGATCACCGACCAATTGCCCAACACACCCAGCCGCAAGGTCCCGGTGCAGTTCCTGACCCGGCTGCTGAGCGGTGCGCTGTGCGGCGGGGCGATTGGCCTGCAGGCCGGGCAGTGGATGCTCGGCGCAGCGGCCGGTGTGATTGGTGCGGTGCTGGGCACCTATGGCGGCGCTGCGGCACGCGCCGCCGTGGCACAGCGGCTGGGGCGCGACCGTCCCGCCGGGCTGCTCGAAGACGGCTTCGCGCTGCTGCTGGGCGGTGTGGCCCTGGTGCTGCTGCCATGA
- a CDS encoding TIGR01777 family oxidoreductase: protein MHLLITGGTGFIGQALCPALLEAGHQVSVLTRDPTRAARTLPGVTTVATLSNSLRADAVINLAGEPLAAGRWTDARKQRFRASRIGTTEQLHTWIAQQPAEQRPHVLVSGSAVGYYGERGDAVLTEADGPGDDFSAALCRDWEAAAMVIAALGPRVSCVRTGIVLDRDGGALARMLPAFQLGGGGPFGKGRHWMSWIHRADMVGLLQWLLEHGQAGAYNATAPTPVTNAEFARKLASTLHRPALLALPAGVLRLGFGEMADLLLVSQRVLPQRALDAGFQFQYVRLDAALRAILQH from the coding sequence ATGCATCTGCTCATCACTGGCGGCACCGGTTTCATCGGCCAGGCACTGTGTCCGGCGCTGCTGGAGGCCGGCCACCAGGTCAGCGTGCTGACCCGCGACCCGACGCGCGCGGCGCGCACACTCCCCGGCGTGACCACGGTCGCCACGCTCAGCAACAGCTTGCGCGCCGATGCGGTGATCAACCTGGCCGGCGAACCGCTGGCCGCCGGGCGCTGGACCGACGCGCGCAAGCAGCGCTTTCGTGCATCGCGGATCGGCACCACCGAGCAGCTACACACCTGGATCGCCCAGCAGCCGGCCGAACAACGCCCGCACGTGCTGGTGTCCGGCTCGGCGGTGGGCTATTACGGCGAACGCGGCGACGCGGTACTGACCGAGGCCGATGGGCCGGGCGATGACTTTTCTGCAGCGCTCTGCCGCGACTGGGAAGCCGCGGCCATGGTGATTGCCGCGCTGGGCCCACGCGTGAGCTGCGTGCGCACCGGCATTGTCCTGGACCGCGATGGCGGCGCGCTGGCGCGCATGCTGCCGGCATTCCAGCTGGGCGGCGGCGGGCCGTTCGGCAAGGGGCGGCACTGGATGAGCTGGATCCATCGCGCCGACATGGTGGGCCTGCTGCAATGGCTGCTGGAGCACGGCCAGGCCGGCGCCTACAACGCCACCGCACCGACGCCGGTGACCAACGCAGAATTCGCGCGCAAGCTGGCAAGCACGCTGCACCGCCCCGCGCTGCTGGCGTTGCCGGCCGGTGTGTTGCGACTGGGCTTTGGCGAAATGGCCGATCTGCTGCTGGTCAGCCAGCGCGTGCTGCCGCAACGCGCGCTCGATGCGGGCTTTCAGTTCCAGTACGTGCGCCTGGACGCGGCCTTGCGCGCCATCCTGCAGCACTGA